GAAAAGAGAGGCGGAGAGACCAAGAAGTTTTTAGGGTTAAGGAAATCAAATGCTTCTACACTTTttgttctgaatttttttttcccgaCAACTTtattaaaacaacattattgtatttttttttaaatacaattacttatgtttaataaattaatttaaggtTACTTTTGGTATTATGGAAAACATTATACTATAGGAACAATTTGAAATTGGATTTATACCATAGGGACAACTATGTTGATTTCTTGTTCTCTTTTAGCAATTTTCcctatttttaataataaattagatATGTCAGAAAGTCCTTTAGCccaaattttattgttatttttaattccAAAATTGAATAACTTTTCTTATAAATTAGGTCGCGTTTTATGGAACACAACACAAAGTGTGCAAGATTAAtgcttttgataattttaattatttattcgcTTTATTAGGAAGGGTCTCCATAGTTAGTGCAGTGGCATCTTTTTAAGTACCACTCCCTTGGCTTAGTGAGAAATAATTGGACCTTTAATGACCTACCCAACTCCAAAAGATTaacacttttatttttaaaaattcttttttagCCTAATCATAAATTCATTCTTTAATTAGTTTGGCACCACTTGTCCAGTAAAATCTGTGTTTATACAGAGAAGCATGCAGAAAAGGGTTTCTTCTAGAACTTTAACATTAGGGTTTCTGACTTGACGAACTTTATCTTCCAAATCCCGAATTAGGTTAATCCCCATTTCACAGTTTTGATAAGTGCTGGCAAAGAAAAAAGGGGAAACGAATAGACGTTTTTCATAGATACCCCAACCAAATATGGAGATGTTCAAGTGCAACGCAAAAGCTCGAGTGAAGTTGGGCTTAGCTCATAAAGCCCGAGTAAAGTTGGGCTTAGCTCATAAAATTTGCTGATATTCTCGGGTACCAAGTGCACATGAGAAAGGCAAGTTGAGTGGCTCACTGCCACTGGCGTACCAAAAGCAAAACAAATGCCAAgatcaataatttattttaagggTATGGTGTTTATTAAAACGTCAACttcattcaaaaagaaaaaaaacgtcAACAATATTGTCTATGATGATTGAAGTTACAGAATAAATTCCATAACAAATGCTTCAACCATTGAACTACTGAAATGGTTCGTCACGGTTACGTATGCACCAAGTTTTTAAACGAGGTCATTATTATTAGCTATagaaattttagtattttaagaGAATCTCCGAAAAATACtctctatttatagaatttgcaaaactctatatttaaagtttcaaggtatttttttccaaaagcaaaactttaaaattatttgtaatttatacTATGCTCCTTATActtgtcataattaatataaatttataaaaaaattataaataactagaacatatataaaaatagtatagtaatattaattaataaaatcttacactaaaatataaaattataaatataaatgcataattaaatattaaactacaagcaaaataccacattattacataaaattattttcttaatgctCCATTTTCTGTTACAAAAAATTTGgttggacaatattttagaatttcTGGAGAAAAATTACTATACTATTAGTGTtggtgtaatatttaaatttgtgtaatattcatgtcttcatgtatctttttaatttttttttttagttaagtttcttttgtaatattcttgttgtctaattctacttttaaaatattataaatcttattttaattttttttttaaaattatgtgtaaaatttaaatttataaaaataaatttgaaatatttaaaatatacaaaagttttaaaaattaaaacgatgaatgagaaaatacttaagaatcataaatgtgatatatagttaattataagaACCAAGAtggaaataaaaagatgaaactttaaatttagagttttgaggtttcacttcttaaaactctaaatttgaagttctcaaattcttttttgtaaagcaaaaaactctatatGTGAAGTTATAGTGTTTATAGTCATAATTTTGATGCCTTTTTGATCACATCCATTGACACGTTAACTCGTGAACCAAGAGCTCGCATCgaaaaaatcttcaaaaattAGAAGTATCAAATTTTGATCATCCACATACTATTATATACCTCATGGCGTTTAAACTGAATTTTGACGTCATCTGAACTTCATATTATTGTTATAATGTAGTAATGTTAATATCTCCTAAGGATGTATTTACCGGCTAGTTCCGAGTCTCTAGAGATCAGGGAGAAGCCtaaacatcatatatataggtctTTGGCCCGgggtcataattttttttttgtattttctattgGAGTGATCCATGAGCTTTTAACCAAGATATGCACAGAAGTCATGTTGAACCGTTCGAAGATGAGTGTAAGCATTTCATTTTAAGGAACTAGGTTaggttttttctttgtttcgcCAAAAAGATGTTGGATTAGGTTATACATGAAAGTGTTGTGTATTAAGTTATAAAACAGCCAATATAAGATGCAAATTCCATCACAAAATCGATGCTTGTAGCATGTTCTAACTTCAAATTCGTGCACCAATAATTTGAAAATCTGGAGAATCAAACCCTAGATAGGGTGGAAAGAAGCACTACACCGACACGATTCCATAAAACAATTAGCTGttaatttatagaatatatACACACCATATTAAATCCAGCTTAttgtacactacaagaaaactcaAGCTTAACGAGGaatattaacgaggaaaaaaaaacctcgtaagtttacgtcaactttacgaggattttacgtgaATAACGGtatcatcgttatttcctcgtaaactaacgACAAAAACCGTTCGTCATAAAGTCGATGTAATGTGATGtgtcatttacgaggaaataacgatgataTCATGTTTCACGTACGTTCCTCGTAAAGTGGACGTAAACTTCGCGtcttatttacgaggaaactaTTTACGTggatttagcgaggaaattttgaatccacaaACTTTGTAAGTGACACACGTTTTTTTTTgcacctaattaattttgaatccaccaactttgtaagTGACACAcagagattattgaagtcgaatttccagggatactgaagctgaaatgcgtcctcttgaaatgtgaatggttcgaccccgtcgtcaacagaggtgttcggtctaacaaattcggtgtagttgatgtcaacggtggacgacggtacaacaaattcgagcctttcatcttagcttcacaagcagaccaagttagcttccttccataccctcggatgagagattcaggtataaattggttagcagtgatcaaagtaaCACCTCGaagacgaatcatcagtggagaagaaccaccattgcaagaagaacagataaatgaagtcgaggaacctgaacaagaaatagatgacatccttctcattgatccgcataatcacgagtacgaagatcttaccgatgatgccacagacgaagctgttgaagacgagtttaatgaaaatgaagacatttctagtgatgacgagaatgtcgatgaatccgattgatgtattttcgattttgtgtagtttgttttatgaataaggtaatgtgagagtttgttttatgaataaggtaatgtgggagtttgttttgtgaataagaaaatgtgggagtttgttttatgaataagtaaaagtgggaattgtggtttggaatatatgaattagaagataaggaattgtggtttggaatgaaaataaagatagggtttggaatatatgaagtagaagataaggaatatggggtttggggtttggggtttcggattttagggatttaaacggaatactcgttaattcctcgtatgtTGACGTCGAACTTACGACGAATTCctcgtttattccacgtaggagattcgtcgtaaataccacgtaggacaaattcgtcgtaaataccacgtaggagagattcgtcgtaaataccacgtaaaatAAATGATGAACGCGGCCCactttaattccacgtaggacggaatcgtcgtaaaaaccacgtaaccaaaatcgtcgtaaacacctcgtactgtaaaaactagaaaaaaaaagaaaaagaagaaatatactcgattttgtgtagtttgttttatgaataaggtaatgtgagagttttttttatgaataaggtaatgtgggagtttgttttgtgaataagaaaatgtgggagtttgttttatgaataagtaaaagtgggaattgtggtttggaatatatgaattagaagataaggaattgtggtttggaatgaaaataaagatagggtttggaatatatgaagtagaagataaggaatatggggtttggggtttggggtttcggattttaggaaTTTAAACggaatactcgttaattcctcgtatgtTGACGTCGAACTTACGACGAATTCctcgtttattccacgtaggagagattcgtcgtaaataccacgtaggacaaattcgtcgtaaataccacgtaggacaaattcctcgtttattccacgtaagagagattcgtcgtaaataccacgtaggacaaattcgtcgtaaataccacgtaaccaaaatcgtcgtaaacacctcgtactgtaaaaactagaaaaaaagaaaaagaataaatatacTGGAtttacatgtggcaagacttccagcaattatattaCTTAAGTCTCACCAACATAAATTCCAATATcatcttctcttccttttttctcaaatttttataatttgaataggattggaTTTGAGAGTATGATgtgagatagggtgtgatttgggagtttgggtGTGGGTTGAGAAGGAGAGTTACAGGTATATTTATAGGGAAGCTTTCCTcggtaattccacgtaagcaaaatcgtcgtaacgTCCTCGTAcctaaaaacacgggcctttgtaattcctcgtaacttcctcgtataataaaacacgggcctttgtaatctctcgctgtttcgtcgtaaaaaaaaacacgggcctctgtaattcgtcgtaaaattacgaggaatttgcgacggaatgtaatcttatatatacaccccaagcgctcactctttctttcctctctacttcctctccacttcctccctgTTTCgttgcaatggtaagcctctctaattcctctctaatttggttagtttaggtagattaggtggttagtatagggaatttagataagtttacggatcttatgttatttagtgttgattaggtggataatgttggaaaatatactgttgacgaaaatttaaaaaactaaatttttttctcaggttcgaaaaggtagacttactgcccattacatagagatgttcggtgagccgggtaatcgtttagacccgtcgtcttcatcagctcccggttcttcgggacaagagactgtccccgagactcagtacactcagagagtctttGGGTCTCCTTCTTCTAGAGGACCATCGGTTCCTCCTCCCCCGATGACCATGCGACAACGAAATCCTATTCCAGGCGAGTCAACATCCGACacacatgccgaggcggatgtaacggcgaggagtgatgaattctatcGGGCGATTCACGACCcttagttatttttaatttcggttcttgtattatgaattcaaaacttatttatatataaaatattttggttttgatttttttagaattttaattttattaataatttaaataatttaaattatttttttaattataattttttatatttctgtaaaataacgaaacgaagtaaattcgtagctaattttgcgACTTAtttacgtggaagcttaacgaggtttttacgaggaattgtttACAAGGAAATGACGTGGAAAGttcacgtggtctttacgaggaaagctatcaaggtatttacgtttactttacgagtatttactttcgagttatttacgtgggttttacgaggaacgtctttcgtggtatttacgaggaaatttagcgacgtccttacgtggaagctttacgtggtctttacgacgaaatattcctcttcgcttttacgacgaaattatttcctcgctatgttacgacgaattagcgaggatatatgtgttacgacaaacgtataacgacgaaacgggtttcctcgctaatttctcgtaacactgcttttacgacgaaatcacgaggaaaactgccctcgtaaaacttgtgttttcttgtagtgtgtctGCTTTTCAGTTATTTTAACAAATATCTGATATTTGTTAAATCcacaaaatgaaaatactatttgTCTGCCACATTTGGTTACTACATCAAATCAAGATGTTATCAATAGATTGAGTATATACTAAGCTTACCTAAACTTAAAAACAGGTAATTACGTGAACATCCGGATTTGCTACGGGAAGGAGAGATGGTGGGTCTGAGAATAAATTTCAATACATTGCTAACTACCTTatattgtgtgtgtgtttgggTCTTAAAACTTATCATGTGTAAAGTCAATTCCACGTTACTAATCGTTAGATATATTTGTTGTCTAACCTGAAATATATACTTCAACCACATAAGAGCGGTCTAGTGGAATACGGAATTTGGAAAACTAAGCAATCTAGGTTTAAAACAATCCAAGATACTAAATCTATGTGATCATCAGGATAAAAAATCATACTTTAAccttatttgaatattttttttttaaaatattcaaaaatatccATCTGTGGGTTACCTCTTCTTATACATTAATTTGGATCTTTTTATAAGTTTGACAAAACtgagattaataaaaaaagtgtaatatatACTTTTCGAGTAGATAGTTAGGCTTCGAATGTTTTAATCCTCCTCGCACCGCACTGTAATTAAcagtaacaaatttttttatatataccatatatctatacgtttttataactgttagaaCCGTACTGCAGTTGTACTTTTTGTTCCGTACCGTTAAATCCGTTGTTACCATTTGGAGCCTTTGTAATCTACTcacatatttttcttctgacGTTTTTTGTCAAAGTTTCCTTTAACGTTGTATTTGAGAAATAAAAAGTTGTATCAGATAATATGAGtgcatgttctttttttttttaatgttcttTTATTTCATCATGAAAAGAACACATAGCAACGAGAATATGagtgcatgtttttttttgtctatttttCATCATAAAATCAACCATAGCAACTAGCTACAGAAGTTAAAGAAAATCTCATAGCTTTACAAAAAACTCTACActctaaatatttataaaaagaaaactacatCCAGAATATTTGTCAGAATCCTCCACTCTAAATATTTTTCGTAAAACCaatattcataaataaattcatatgaaaGTCTTACCAAACATAAAGCAGAAAATAACGTAAAACAAGACCGGCATAAAAAATaccttaatttttatttcttagattAATATTCGATGTGACCATCTTAGCTTATTATTCTATAGTTATAATATCACAAACTTTGGGCGAGTTTTTCTTGGTGCTCAGCTTTCCCCAGAACCACCGGCTATATCCTCCACCGTTGTCTCCTATTCCTCCACCGACGGTTGTGGCTGTGCTTGCCGTTAAAATCTTCATGTTCTCTCTGTGAAACTTCCTTGCGGTGTAAGCCTCCGCCATAGCCATCCCTCCTAACCCTGATCCGTCTAGCGACATGTTCGATTAGTTTAGAAAAtcaggaaacaaaatatttttttggaagaatataatttaataataaaaacagaCGAAAGTAGAAACAAAGAAGATTTATAAATGTAAAAGACTTTAGTGAAAGATGTGCCTTGTTTGGAGGTTACGGAGGCGTTGGGATGAATATATAGATGAATTTGTGGGTCCATTTTTGTTGAATGTATTTTCTCTGTTTCCCACTTATTATACGTGTATAATATAGTGGCTAATCGGAaatattagtgttgttgttcACTTCATATGTAGTGGTGTCTCCACTCTCTACTATAATTCCTCTATCCCGAGCAGAGGGTCTGATATACATTAATTCTAGAAAATATTACACCATCCTTTTGATCGGTTAACAATGAATTATTAACTGAAATGAAATACTTACATCATCTGTTTGATCGGTTACCAATGaattatttaactattttagtgACTCAGCATAATTTGTTTTAAGCAAATTATAGTAGTAATACTAATaatcgatccaaaccgaacAATGGTTATTGCCTTATTGGTTACACAAAAATTGACTCGAAAGATGAAACCGGACTAAAccaattaaaaaccaaaaaccatagAAAGAGAAGTTTCAATCGTCCTAAAATGTCCGCATAACGGGTATCTCGATTTCCGTCCTAGTCAATTGAAACCACTCCATTAACAATCACACGAAAACGTTGGAGAGCCATCCATATCCATAGAAACTTCATATACACCTTGTCGAAGC
The nucleotide sequence above comes from Brassica napus cultivar Da-Ae chromosome A9, Da-Ae, whole genome shotgun sequence. Encoded proteins:
- the BNAANNG32780D gene encoding uncharacterized protein BNAANNG32780D, with the translated sequence MSLDGSGLGGMAMAEAYTARKFHRENMKILTASTATTVGGGIGDNGGGYSRWFWGKLSTKKNSPKVCDIITIE